A single genomic interval of Halostella salina harbors:
- a CDS encoding DUF2110 family protein → MVVLATKLYVEGDARERAVDSLRSLVGNALDELDVSYEVGVRHDDFPSVTVSGEDAVVARNLLREEWGEITGEFEAGETYVGTLERWDEDGFVLDAGEAIRVPTDEFGLGPGSPEQVRERFGLVQHLPMRFVYGGEDDAHSLADAERDRLYEWTRGDGRVNVNSATRAEVRATVNRAGHARDIVTVERLGLLEQSIVCGEGTDPPGLLASIGEYLPAELRCVVP, encoded by the coding sequence ATGGTCGTCCTGGCAACCAAGCTGTACGTCGAGGGCGACGCCCGGGAGCGTGCGGTCGACTCGCTGCGCTCGCTGGTCGGGAACGCGCTGGACGAGTTAGACGTGAGCTACGAGGTGGGCGTCCGCCACGACGACTTCCCGTCGGTCACCGTCTCCGGCGAGGACGCCGTCGTCGCGCGGAACCTGCTCCGCGAGGAGTGGGGGGAGATCACCGGCGAGTTCGAGGCCGGCGAGACGTACGTCGGCACGCTGGAGCGGTGGGACGAGGACGGGTTCGTCCTCGACGCCGGCGAAGCGATCCGGGTCCCGACCGACGAGTTCGGGCTCGGCCCCGGCTCGCCGGAACAGGTCCGCGAACGGTTCGGGCTGGTGCAGCACCTGCCGATGCGGTTCGTGTACGGCGGCGAGGACGACGCCCACAGCCTCGCCGACGCCGAGCGCGACCGGCTCTACGAGTGGACCCGCGGCGACGGCCGGGTCAACGTCAACAGCGCGACCCGCGCCGAGGTGCGCGCGACGGTGAACCGCGCCGGCCACGCCCGCGACATCGTCACCGTCGAGCGCCTGGGCCTGCTCGAACAGTCGATCGTCTGCGGCGAGGGCACCGACCCGCCCGGCCTGCTCGCGAGCATCGGGGAGTACCTCCCCGCCGAACTCCGCTGCGTTGTCCCATGA
- a CDS encoding transcription factor produces the protein MAFEDLLEDPVIQKYLHELVGPKGMPVAAAPPDGEVTDEELAEELDLELNDVRRALFILYENDLATYRRLRDEDSGWLTYLWTFQYENIPENLEEEMYRLLEALEEREEYERNHEFYLCEVDSIRFEFGEAMDFGFECPECGSPLEAMENTRLVDSMEDRIAALRDELNVEA, from the coding sequence ATGGCTTTTGAGGACCTGCTCGAGGACCCCGTCATTCAGAAGTACCTTCACGAGCTGGTCGGACCGAAGGGGATGCCGGTCGCCGCCGCCCCGCCGGACGGCGAAGTGACCGACGAGGAACTGGCGGAGGAGCTGGACCTCGAACTCAACGACGTGCGCCGGGCGCTGTTTATCCTCTACGAGAACGACCTGGCGACGTATCGCCGCCTGCGAGACGAGGACTCCGGGTGGCTCACGTACCTCTGGACGTTCCAGTACGAGAACATCCCGGAGAACCTGGAGGAGGAGATGTACCGGCTGCTGGAGGCGCTGGAGGAGCGCGAGGAGTACGAGCGCAACCACGAGTTCTACCTCTGTGAGGTCGACTCCATCCGCTTCGAGTTCGGCGAGGCGATGGACTTCGGCTTCGAGTGCCCCGAATGTGGCTCGCCGCTGGAGGCGATGGAGAACACCCGGCTCGTCGATTCGATGGAGGACCGCATCGCGGCGCTCCGCGACGAACTGAACGTCGAGGCATAA
- a CDS encoding COG4315 family predicted lipoprotein, with product MPPTRRKLLGATATTLAFAGCLGGGDDGDATDTETDTDASGMDGDTETTGMDGTDSDGSGMDDGATVSVRSHPDHGEVLVGPDGLMLYMFDEDTQGEGASTCSGGCAETWPPLTAEDPTAGDGVTAELTTFEREDGSAQVAANGWPLYYYAPDEEPGDATGQGVGDVWWVLAPDGTPVRGDGGMDSGTTGEDTTDSGPSYGVW from the coding sequence ATGCCACCGACTCGGCGCAAACTCCTCGGCGCGACCGCAACGACGCTCGCATTCGCCGGCTGTCTCGGCGGGGGCGACGACGGCGACGCAACCGATACGGAGACCGATACCGACGCCTCGGGGATGGACGGCGACACCGAGACGACCGGGATGGACGGGACCGACAGTGACGGAAGCGGGATGGACGACGGCGCGACGGTGAGTGTGCGCTCCCACCCGGACCACGGCGAGGTGCTCGTCGGCCCCGACGGGCTGATGCTGTACATGTTCGACGAGGATACGCAGGGGGAAGGGGCGAGCACCTGTTCCGGCGGCTGTGCGGAGACCTGGCCGCCGCTCACGGCCGAGGATCCGACGGCCGGCGACGGCGTCACCGCCGAACTGACAACGTTCGAGCGCGAGGACGGCTCGGCACAGGTGGCCGCCAACGGCTGGCCGCTGTACTACTACGCGCCCGACGAGGAACCCGGCGACGCGACGGGGCAGGGCGTCGGCGACGTGTGGTGGGTGCTCGCCCCGGACGGGACGCCGGTCCGGGGCGACGGCGGGATGGACTCCGGAACCACCGGCGAGGACACGACCGACTCCGGACCGTCGTACGGCGTGTGGTAA
- a CDS encoding winged helix-turn-helix domain-containing protein has product MEGVLWHLLASSRGGPTRVRILRALDDRPRNANELAERLDMDYTTIRHHLDVLLENNVVERSGDEYAAVYLCTDQVRANWDVVEEIFETVDGEGD; this is encoded by the coding sequence ATGGAGGGCGTACTCTGGCACCTGCTCGCGAGTTCGCGCGGCGGTCCGACCAGGGTTCGCATCCTCCGGGCGCTCGACGACCGGCCGCGGAACGCCAACGAACTGGCCGAGCGGCTCGACATGGACTACACGACGATCCGGCACCATCTCGACGTGCTGCTGGAGAACAACGTCGTCGAGCGGTCCGGCGACGAGTACGCCGCGGTGTACCTGTGTACGGACCAGGTCAGGGCGAACTGGGACGTGGTCGAGGAGATCTTCGAGACCGTCGACGGCGAGGGCGACTGA
- a CDS encoding tRNA (cytidine(56)-2'-O)-methyltransferase, which yields MQGEPEVAVLRLGHRPGRDGRMTTHVGLTARALGADRVLLTASTQAKETVEDITDRFGGPFSAELVDSPKATIRDWPGAVVHLTMYGERVQDVESAIRAAHDDEPVLVVVGAEKVSFDVYEAADWNVGVTNQPHSEVAGLAVFLDRLFDGRELDREWTDADQRVVPMETGKKVVSPDEE from the coding sequence ATGCAGGGGGAACCCGAGGTCGCCGTGCTGCGGCTCGGCCACCGACCCGGCCGCGACGGGCGGATGACGACCCACGTCGGGCTGACCGCCCGCGCGCTCGGGGCCGACCGCGTACTGCTGACCGCGTCCACGCAGGCGAAGGAGACGGTCGAGGACATCACCGACCGGTTCGGCGGCCCCTTCTCGGCCGAACTCGTCGACTCGCCGAAAGCGACGATCCGGGACTGGCCCGGAGCGGTCGTCCACCTGACGATGTACGGCGAGCGCGTCCAGGACGTGGAGTCGGCGATCCGGGCGGCCCACGACGACGAGCCAGTCCTCGTCGTCGTCGGCGCGGAGAAGGTGTCGTTCGACGTGTACGAGGCCGCCGACTGGAACGTCGGCGTCACCAACCAGCCCCACTCCGAAGTTGCGGGGCTGGCCGTCTTCCTCGACCGCCTGTTCGACGGGCGCGAACTCGACCGCGAGTGGACCGACGCCGACCAGCGCGTCGTCCCGATGGAAACCGGCAAAAAGGTCGTCTCGCCCGACGAGGAGTGA
- a CDS encoding universal stress protein has product MYDNILIPTDGSEPARRSIEHGVDIAERYGATVHALYVVDLQATNYSLGTEQVERLRQGKLSEMPEVREKADEATAAVARAAADAGLDAVEHVAVGSPHDEIVAYIDDNDIDLAVMGSHGRSGISRVLLGSVTERVVRTATIPVLVVDADDENDE; this is encoded by the coding sequence ATGTACGACAACATCCTGATCCCCACGGACGGAAGCGAACCGGCCCGCAGGTCGATCGAACACGGCGTCGACATCGCCGAGCGGTACGGCGCGACGGTACACGCGCTGTACGTCGTCGACCTGCAGGCGACCAACTACAGCCTCGGCACCGAGCAGGTCGAGCGCCTCCGGCAGGGCAAACTGAGCGAGATGCCGGAGGTGCGGGAGAAGGCCGACGAGGCGACTGCGGCGGTCGCTCGCGCGGCCGCAGATGCGGGGCTCGACGCCGTCGAACACGTCGCGGTCGGCAGCCCCCACGACGAGATCGTCGCGTACATCGACGACAACGACATCGACCTCGCGGTGATGGGGTCGCACGGGCGCTCCGGCATCAGCCGGGTGCTGCTCGGGAGCGTCACCGAACGGGTCGTCCGCACGGCGACGATCCCCGTGCTCGTCGTTGACGCGGATGACGAGAACGACGAGTAG
- a CDS encoding sodium:solute symporter family transporter encodes MSAVPLQLLPEGLEVSFKLLPAILVLSMLLLFLVIGYLFKVADAEGMWVAGRSIGNVENGMAIGANWMSAASYLGMAGIMVLSGFYGLAFIVGWSTGYFILLIFMAAQMRRFGKYTAPDFVGDRFNSDSARAIGAVTTFLIGFVYAIGQARGMGLVGLYIFGDIGLPGLSGYQSMVVFMMAITVGYLTLSGMLGATKNMAVQYVILIVAFLAGLYAVGFSQGYSTVLPQIEYGALFDQLSNEFSEPFTNESYYLWIATAFSLVVGTCGLPHVLVRFYTVESERTARWSTVWGLFFICLLYLSAPAFAAFGVDLYGGVGMSTAEADTIVVLAAQLAELPRWFVGFVAAGGIAAAIATTAGLFIAGSSAISHDIYANIIKEDATQREQVFVGRAAIVALGVITTLAALDPAAPIAALVSYAFSLAGAVLFPMFFLGLWWENTNRQGALAGMTTGLVIWTIPMINEVLPTYVGSLDGTISPTLAQWVPAIGSALIAVPIVFAVTIGVSMATEEPPEDIKRLVRQCHSPEPMQQMDSAEDIVDSDAPADD; translated from the coding sequence ATGAGCGCGGTCCCGCTCCAGTTGCTCCCGGAGGGGCTCGAGGTTTCGTTCAAGCTCCTGCCGGCGATCCTCGTCCTCTCGATGCTGCTGCTGTTCCTGGTCATCGGCTACCTGTTCAAGGTGGCCGACGCCGAGGGGATGTGGGTCGCCGGCCGCTCAATCGGCAACGTGGAGAACGGGATGGCGATCGGCGCGAACTGGATGTCGGCGGCGTCGTACCTCGGAATGGCCGGCATCATGGTCCTCTCGGGCTTTTACGGGCTGGCGTTCATCGTCGGCTGGTCGACGGGCTACTTCATCCTGCTCATCTTCATGGCCGCGCAGATGCGCCGGTTCGGGAAGTACACCGCGCCGGACTTCGTCGGGGACCGGTTCAACTCCGACAGCGCGCGCGCCATCGGCGCAGTCACCACGTTCCTCATCGGCTTCGTCTACGCGATCGGGCAGGCTCGCGGGATGGGGCTGGTCGGCCTGTACATCTTCGGCGACATCGGCCTGCCGGGCCTCTCGGGCTACCAGTCGATGGTCGTGTTCATGATGGCGATAACGGTCGGCTATCTCACCCTCTCGGGGATGTTGGGCGCGACGAAGAACATGGCCGTCCAGTACGTCATCCTCATCGTCGCGTTCCTCGCCGGCCTGTACGCGGTCGGCTTCTCGCAGGGCTACTCGACGGTGCTCCCGCAGATCGAGTACGGGGCGCTGTTCGACCAGCTTAGCAACGAGTTCAGCGAGCCGTTCACCAACGAGAGCTACTACCTCTGGATCGCGACGGCGTTCTCGCTGGTCGTCGGGACCTGCGGCTTACCACACGTTCTCGTGCGGTTCTACACGGTCGAGAGCGAGCGGACCGCCCGCTGGTCGACGGTCTGGGGGCTGTTCTTCATCTGCCTCCTCTACCTGAGCGCCCCCGCGTTCGCGGCGTTCGGCGTCGACCTCTACGGCGGTGTCGGGATGAGCACCGCCGAGGCCGACACCATCGTCGTACTCGCGGCCCAACTGGCTGAGCTGCCGCGGTGGTTCGTCGGCTTCGTCGCCGCCGGCGGCATCGCCGCGGCGATCGCGACGACGGCCGGCCTGTTCATCGCCGGGTCGTCGGCGATCTCCCACGACATCTACGCCAACATCATCAAGGAGGACGCGACCCAGCGCGAGCAGGTGTTCGTCGGCCGTGCCGCCATCGTCGCGCTCGGCGTCATCACGACGCTGGCCGCGCTCGACCCGGCGGCTCCCATCGCCGCGCTCGTCTCCTACGCGTTCTCGCTGGCCGGCGCGGTGCTGTTCCCGATGTTCTTCCTCGGGCTCTGGTGGGAGAACACGAACCGCCAGGGCGCGCTCGCCGGCATGACCACCGGCCTCGTCATCTGGACGATCCCGATGATAAACGAGGTGCTGCCGACGTACGTCGGCTCGCTTGACGGCACCATCTCGCCGACGCTGGCCCAGTGGGTTCCGGCGATCGGATCGGCGCTGATCGCGGTTCCGATCGTGTTCGCCGTCACCATCGGTGTCTCGATGGCGACCGAGGAACCCCCGGAGGACATCAAGCGCCTCGTCCGGCAGTGCCACAGTCCCGAGCCGATGCAGCAGATGGACTCGGCGGAGGATATCGTCGATAGCGACGCGCCCGCAGACGACTGA
- a CDS encoding DUF4212 domain-containing protein, whose translation MTDNDTRESENTTHDSADGRVEPDGGTVTSAAQSHRETDYLDREVNLLKPSTPFMRDHLRVVWTGFAIWAVVVFGPVTATAIAPGVMTQTIPGIGFPLHYFLVSIGAPGGALALSFWYARRRDKLDEKYGIEHGSGSSPGTGEGTPAADGGVEE comes from the coding sequence ATGACAGACAACGACACGCGTGAGAGTGAGAACACCACGCACGATTCGGCGGACGGACGAGTCGAACCGGACGGCGGCACGGTCACCAGTGCCGCACAGAGCCACCGCGAAACCGACTACCTCGACAGGGAGGTGAACCTGCTGAAGCCGAGCACCCCGTTCATGCGCGACCACCTCCGCGTCGTCTGGACGGGGTTTGCCATCTGGGCCGTGGTCGTGTTCGGGCCGGTGACGGCGACGGCGATCGCGCCGGGCGTCATGACCCAGACGATCCCCGGCATCGGCTTCCCGCTGCACTACTTCCTCGTCTCGATCGGCGCGCCCGGCGGGGCGCTGGCGCTCTCGTTCTGGTACGCGCGGCGACGGGACAAGCTAGACGAGAAGTACGGCATCGAGCACGGGTCGGGGTCGAGCCCCGGCACCGGGGAGGGCACGCCGGCCGCTGACGGAGGTGTCGAGGAATGA
- the acs gene encoding acetate--CoA ligase codes for MGDSESPEDVQLEARLEEQEAFEPPESFVEQANVSDEAIYDEFAENWPDCWERAADLLDWEEEYDAVLDDSNEPFYEWFTDGKLNASANCLDRHVADGRGDEAAIEWVGELGETRTYTYAELLDEVEEFAAALRDLGVEEDDVVTMYMPMIPELPVAMLACARIGAPHSVVFAGFSADALATRMNSADSEYLVTCDGYYRRGDALDHKDKADEGLSGVDHGVDTVVVDRLGDDLDHDLGDGQHDYDDLVAEHEGASVDPVTRDAEDMLFLMYTSGTTGEPKGVKHTTGGYLSYVSWTSQAVLDIEADDTYWCSADIGWITGHSYIVYGPLALGTTSVMYEGTPDYPEKDRLWEIIEEYGVDIFYTAPTAIRAFMKWGKEYPAEHDLSSLRLLGTVGEPINPRAWKWYYKHIGNEECPIVDTWWQTETGGMMVTTLPGVNTMKPGSAGPPLPGVDAKVIHPNKAEVDPGQAGHLTVQKPWPGMLRTLYKNDERFVSEYWAEYSDADEDEWIYFPEDGAKIDDDGYITVLGRVDDVLNVSGHRLGTMEIESAIVGVEGVAEAAVVGGDHEMKGEAVYAYVITEDGYEEGDDLRDRIVEGVEDAIGPIARPEQVVFTPELPKTRSGKIMRRLLEDIANDDDLGDTSTLRNPDVVDDIQAKVGDD; via the coding sequence ATGGGAGACAGTGAGTCACCGGAGGACGTACAGCTCGAAGCCCGCCTGGAGGAACAGGAGGCGTTCGAGCCGCCGGAGTCGTTCGTCGAGCAGGCGAACGTCTCCGACGAGGCCATCTACGACGAGTTCGCGGAGAACTGGCCCGACTGCTGGGAGCGGGCGGCGGACCTCCTCGACTGGGAGGAGGAGTACGACGCCGTGCTCGACGACTCGAACGAGCCGTTCTACGAGTGGTTCACCGACGGGAAGTTAAACGCCTCGGCGAACTGCCTCGACCGGCACGTCGCGGACGGCCGGGGCGACGAGGCGGCAATCGAGTGGGTCGGCGAACTCGGCGAGACGCGGACGTACACGTACGCTGAACTCCTGGACGAGGTCGAGGAGTTCGCCGCCGCGCTGCGTGACCTCGGCGTCGAGGAGGACGACGTGGTCACGATGTACATGCCGATGATCCCGGAGCTCCCGGTCGCGATGCTGGCGTGTGCCCGCATCGGCGCGCCCCACAGCGTCGTCTTCGCCGGCTTCTCCGCCGACGCGCTGGCAACCCGGATGAACAGCGCGGACTCGGAGTATCTGGTCACCTGCGACGGCTACTACCGCCGCGGCGACGCGCTCGACCACAAGGACAAGGCCGACGAGGGCCTCTCCGGCGTCGACCACGGCGTCGACACGGTCGTCGTCGACCGCCTCGGCGACGACCTGGACCACGACCTCGGCGACGGCCAGCACGACTACGACGACCTCGTCGCGGAACACGAGGGCGCGTCCGTCGACCCCGTGACGCGCGACGCCGAGGACATGCTGTTCCTCATGTACACCTCCGGCACCACCGGGGAGCCCAAGGGCGTGAAACACACCACGGGCGGCTACCTCTCGTACGTCAGCTGGACCAGCCAGGCCGTGCTGGACATCGAGGCCGACGACACGTACTGGTGCTCGGCCGACATCGGCTGGATCACCGGCCACTCCTACATCGTGTACGGGCCGCTCGCGCTCGGGACGACGAGCGTGATGTACGAGGGGACGCCGGACTACCCGGAGAAGGACCGCCTGTGGGAGATCATCGAGGAGTACGGCGTCGACATCTTCTACACGGCTCCGACCGCCATCCGGGCGTTCATGAAATGGGGCAAGGAGTACCCGGCCGAGCACGACTTATCGAGCCTGCGCCTGCTCGGCACCGTCGGCGAGCCGATCAACCCCCGCGCCTGGAAGTGGTACTACAAGCATATCGGGAACGAGGAGTGCCCCATCGTCGACACCTGGTGGCAGACCGAGACCGGCGGCATGATGGTCACCACGCTCCCCGGCGTCAACACGATGAAGCCCGGGTCGGCCGGGCCGCCGCTGCCGGGGGTCGACGCCAAGGTGATCCACCCGAACAAGGCGGAGGTCGACCCCGGGCAGGCCGGCCATCTCACGGTCCAGAAGCCCTGGCCCGGCATGCTCCGGACGCTGTACAAGAACGACGAGCGCTTCGTCAGCGAGTACTGGGCGGAGTACTCCGACGCGGACGAGGACGAGTGGATCTACTTCCCCGAGGACGGCGCGAAGATCGACGACGACGGCTACATCACGGTGCTGGGCCGCGTCGACGACGTGCTGAACGTCTCCGGCCACCGCCTCGGCACGATGGAGATCGAGAGCGCCATCGTCGGCGTGGAGGGCGTCGCCGAGGCGGCCGTCGTCGGCGGCGACCACGAGATGAAAGGCGAGGCCGTCTACGCCTACGTCATCACCGAGGACGGCTACGAGGAGGGCGACGACCTTCGCGACCGGATCGTCGAAGGCGTCGAGGACGCCATCGGCCCGATCGCGCGTCCGGAACAGGTCGTGTTCACGCCGGAACTCCCCAAGACGCGGTCGGGCAAGATCATGCGCCGCCTGCTCGAGGACATCGCCAACGACGACGACCTGGGTGACACGTCGACGCTGCGGAACCCCGACGTCGTCGACGACATCCAGGCGAAAGTCGGGGACGACTGA
- a CDS encoding bacterio-opsin activator domain-containing protein, protein MSASGATTDRGAWLDTAAYERLRGTTERYREGVLIRLAGEGGLRADEMPRVRPADLRQVREEPARHLLAVADGDGGVERETLVTPGLARELRRYARSNGVDPDDRLVDVSARRVRMIVADATDRAAERTGDDRYADLSVGDLRRYFTRRLLVDADANPRVVKTACGWGSFEALEPYLDAPDEAALVGALDRLVGDGGGATPDELDRLQHRQAVAAAVRTAGEDALAADSRDAVERATCEGLAGGPYVGAWTNAAGVAADAGSPSAVAGVADDAAATMAAAVAATDAVDRAAETGEPVVRRAADPPLAGGEGEAFRACGAASLAVVPLVARETTHGVLCVLSDQPDAFDAEERAQLRALGRRVGHAVTALRRRKLLLSDAVVELELRVDGERSFFNRVAADCDCTLTLESLVSGDEAALVYYLSIAGASPSAAFDRAEAADAVESFRLVEARGDDALLEFVVTGTTPAVALTRAGATVSDLHVGGDGTRLTAELPSDADLRSVVDGVADAFPSAAVIGKRETERSARSVDEFRRGVDDRLTDRQESALHAAYAGGYFDWPRESTAEEIADAMGVSSPTLHNHLRKGQRELLQAVFDDAPDGT, encoded by the coding sequence ATGAGCGCGAGCGGGGCGACCACGGACCGGGGCGCGTGGCTCGACACGGCCGCCTACGAGCGGCTCCGGGGGACGACGGAGCGCTACCGCGAGGGGGTGCTGATCCGGCTGGCCGGCGAGGGCGGACTCCGGGCGGACGAGATGCCCCGGGTGCGCCCGGCCGACCTCCGGCAGGTCCGGGAGGAGCCGGCACGACACCTGCTCGCGGTGGCGGACGGCGACGGCGGCGTGGAGCGCGAGACGCTCGTCACGCCGGGGCTGGCCCGCGAACTCCGGCGGTACGCGCGGAGCAACGGGGTCGACCCGGACGACCGGCTCGTCGACGTGAGCGCGCGCCGCGTCCGGATGATCGTCGCCGACGCCACGGACCGGGCCGCCGAACGCACCGGCGACGACCGGTACGCCGACCTCTCGGTCGGGGACCTGCGGCGCTACTTCACCCGCCGCCTGCTCGTCGACGCCGACGCCAACCCCCGGGTCGTGAAGACGGCCTGCGGGTGGGGGAGCTTCGAGGCGCTCGAACCGTATCTCGACGCCCCCGACGAGGCGGCGCTCGTGGGCGCGCTGGACCGGCTCGTCGGCGACGGCGGCGGGGCGACCCCCGACGAACTCGACCGGCTCCAGCACCGGCAGGCGGTCGCGGCGGCCGTCCGGACCGCCGGCGAGGACGCGCTGGCCGCCGACAGCCGGGACGCGGTCGAGCGGGCGACCTGTGAGGGGCTGGCCGGCGGCCCGTACGTCGGCGCGTGGACGAACGCCGCCGGGGTCGCCGCCGACGCCGGGTCACCGAGTGCGGTCGCAGGCGTCGCCGACGACGCCGCAGCGACGATGGCGGCGGCGGTCGCGGCGACGGACGCCGTCGACCGGGCGGCGGAGACGGGCGAGCCGGTCGTCAGGCGGGCGGCCGACCCGCCGCTTGCGGGGGGTGAGGGGGAGGCGTTCCGCGCCTGCGGCGCGGCGTCGCTGGCGGTCGTCCCGCTCGTCGCGCGCGAGACGACCCACGGCGTCCTCTGTGTCCTGTCGGACCAGCCGGACGCGTTCGACGCCGAGGAGCGGGCGCAGTTGCGGGCGCTCGGCCGGCGCGTGGGCCACGCCGTCACGGCGCTCCGGCGGCGGAAGCTACTCCTCTCCGACGCGGTCGTCGAACTGGAACTGCGGGTCGACGGCGAGCGTTCCTTTTTCAACCGCGTCGCGGCCGACTGCGACTGCACGCTGACGCTGGAGTCGCTCGTCTCGGGCGACGAGGCGGCGCTCGTCTACTACCTCTCGATCGCCGGCGCGTCGCCGTCGGCCGCGTTCGACCGGGCCGAGGCCGCCGACGCGGTCGAATCGTTCCGGCTGGTCGAGGCCCGGGGTGACGACGCGCTGCTGGAGTTCGTCGTCACCGGAACGACGCCCGCCGTCGCCCTGACCCGGGCCGGCGCGACGGTGAGCGACCTGCACGTCGGCGGCGACGGAACCCGGCTGACCGCGGAGCTGCCCAGCGATGCGGACCTGCGGTCGGTCGTCGACGGGGTCGCCGACGCGTTCCCGAGCGCGGCAGTGATCGGGAAACGGGAGACCGAACGCTCCGCCCGCAGCGTCGACGAGTTCCGCCGCGGCGTCGACGACCGGCTCACCGACCGCCAGGAGTCGGCGCTCCACGCGGCGTACGCCGGCGGTTACTTCGACTGGCCCCGCGAGAGCACCGCCGAGGAGATAGCCGACGCGATGGGCGTCTCCTCCCCGACGCTCCACAACCACCTGCGGAAGGGCCAGCGGGAGCTCCTGCAGGCGGTGTTCGACGACGCTCCCGACGGAACGTAG